A genomic region of Roseofilum capinflatum BLCC-M114 contains the following coding sequences:
- a CDS encoding helix-turn-helix domain-containing protein codes for MNQPIPVQTGSSNIFADLELENAEELLVKAELARRISSIISAQNMTQTEAAKLLGIDQPKVSALVNGKLSGFSTTRLFRFLNALGRDVEIVVKPKSCTEAQTRVVTL; via the coding sequence ATGAATCAACCTATCCCAGTCCAAACTGGAAGTAGTAACATATTTGCCGATTTAGAGTTAGAGAACGCTGAAGAATTACTGGTCAAGGCAGAATTAGCTCGAAGAATTAGTAGTATTATTTCTGCTCAAAATATGACTCAAACTGAGGCAGCAAAACTGCTAGGAATTGACCAGCCTAAAGTGTCAGCATTAGTCAATGGAAAGCTGTCTGGGTTTTCCACTACCCGGTTATTTCGGTTTCTGAATGCATTGGGTAGAGATGTGGAAATTGTAGTCAAACCCAAGTCTTGTACAGAAGCTCAAACACGGGTGGTTACATTGTAA
- the rpmH gene encoding 50S ribosomal protein L34, with protein sequence MSKRTLEGTNRKQKRTSGFRARMRSHTGRRVIRSRRKKGRHRLSV encoded by the coding sequence ATGAGTAAACGCACCTTAGAAGGAACCAACCGCAAACAAAAGAGAACATCAGGATTTCGGGCCCGGATGCGGAGCCATACCGGCCGCCGAGTGATTCGCTCCCGTAGAAAAAAAGGTCGTCATCGGTTAAGCGTTTAA
- a CDS encoding YceD family protein — MQMIHIPGLLKCPEGRLKIEVDQYLDGLDSLMPVQGWMKMIHQGSYLEVKAIAETIVTLKCDRCLQQYNHRLRAKAKELIWLDPNADTLNDNLPLEREVPLEDLVETLSPNGHFDPESWLYEQLCLRLPHRQLCDKDCPGIEVNQEMAESEETAVDSRWSALANLKDQLGRS; from the coding sequence ATGCAGATGATCCATATTCCTGGGTTGTTGAAGTGCCCAGAGGGAAGGCTGAAGATTGAGGTTGATCAGTATCTGGATGGGTTGGATTCTTTGATGCCGGTTCAGGGCTGGATGAAGATGATTCACCAAGGGAGCTATTTGGAGGTGAAGGCGATCGCCGAGACGATTGTAACTCTAAAGTGCGATCGCTGTCTGCAACAGTATAATCATCGACTGCGGGCGAAGGCGAAGGAGTTGATTTGGCTCGACCCCAATGCGGATACCCTCAATGACAATTTACCCTTAGAGCGGGAAGTGCCGTTAGAGGATTTGGTGGAAACCCTCTCCCCCAATGGCCATTTTGACCCAGAAAGCTGGCTCTATGAACAGCTTTGCTTACGACTTCCCCATCGGCAACTCTGCGATAAAGATTGTCCAGGGATTGAGGTGAATCAGGAAATGGCTGAGAGTGAGGAGACTGCTGTAGATAGCCGTTGGTCTGCTTTGGCTAATCTGAAGGATCAATTGGGGCGATCGTAA
- the dxs gene encoding 1-deoxy-D-xylulose-5-phosphate synthase: protein MHLSELTHPNQLHGLSIAQLEQVARQIREKHLQTIAASGGHLGPGLGVVELTLALYQTLDLDHDKVVWDVGHQAYPHKMITGRYNQFHTLRQKDGVAGYLKRSESKFDHFGAGHASTSISAALGMALARDRMGENYNVAAIIGDGSLTGGMALEAINHAGHLPHTRLLVVLNDNEMSISPNVGAISRYLNKMRLSPQMQFLTDNLEEQFKHIPFLGETFTPEMERVKEGMKRLAVSKVGAVIEELGFTYMGPVDGHDLQELITTFEQAHKIEGPVLVHVSTTKGKGYAIAENDQVGYHAQSPFNLATGKAIPSNKPKPPSYSKVFAHTLTQLAENDPKIIGITAAMATGTGLDKLHAKLPDQYIDVGIAEQHAVTLAAGLACEGMRPVAAIYSTFLQRAYDQVIHDVCIQKLPVFFCLDRAGIVGADGPTHQGMYDISYLRCLPNLVLMAPKDEGELQRMIVTGINYTDGPIAMRYPRGNGYGVPLMEEGWEPLEIGKGEILRNGDDLLLVAYGSMVHPALQVAELLSEHGVETTVVNARFAKPLDTELILPLAEKIGRVATLEEGSLIGGFGSGIAEALMDANIVVPVQRLGVPDILVDHATPDQSKTDLGLMPAQMADSIRDRFFQKQPTPVNA from the coding sequence ATGCATTTAAGTGAACTCACTCACCCCAACCAATTGCATGGCCTGTCCATTGCCCAATTGGAACAAGTCGCACGTCAGATCCGAGAAAAGCATCTGCAAACGATCGCCGCTAGTGGAGGTCATTTAGGCCCCGGTTTAGGCGTGGTTGAACTCACCTTAGCCCTCTATCAAACCCTGGATCTTGACCACGATAAAGTCGTTTGGGATGTGGGTCACCAAGCCTATCCCCATAAAATGATTACGGGACGCTACAACCAATTTCATACCTTACGGCAAAAAGATGGCGTTGCAGGCTATTTAAAGCGATCGGAGAGCAAATTTGACCATTTTGGTGCTGGACACGCTTCTACGAGCATTTCTGCGGCGCTGGGCATGGCTTTGGCACGGGATAGGATGGGCGAAAATTACAACGTGGCTGCCATCATTGGCGATGGATCGCTCACCGGAGGAATGGCCCTAGAAGCCATTAACCATGCCGGCCATTTACCCCATACGCGCCTCTTGGTGGTCTTAAATGATAATGAAATGTCCATTTCTCCCAATGTGGGAGCCATTTCCCGGTATCTGAATAAAATGCGTCTCAGTCCGCAGATGCAGTTTTTGACCGATAACTTGGAAGAGCAGTTTAAGCATATTCCCTTCTTAGGAGAAACCTTCACCCCAGAGATGGAACGAGTCAAGGAAGGCATGAAGCGCTTGGCTGTGTCTAAAGTCGGGGCTGTGATTGAGGAATTGGGCTTCACCTACATGGGGCCGGTGGATGGCCACGACTTGCAGGAGCTAATCACCACGTTTGAGCAAGCCCACAAAATTGAGGGGCCGGTATTGGTGCATGTGTCCACGACAAAAGGAAAAGGTTATGCGATCGCCGAAAACGATCAAGTCGGCTATCATGCCCAAAGTCCCTTTAACTTAGCCACGGGTAAGGCCATCCCCTCCAATAAGCCCAAACCGCCCTCCTACTCCAAAGTCTTTGCCCATACCCTCACCCAACTGGCGGAAAATGACCCCAAAATCATCGGCATTACCGCAGCCATGGCCACAGGAACCGGTCTCGACAAACTCCACGCCAAATTACCCGACCAGTATATTGATGTCGGTATTGCCGAACAACATGCCGTTACCCTGGCTGCCGGGTTAGCTTGCGAAGGAATGCGGCCAGTTGCTGCTATTTATTCCACCTTCCTGCAACGGGCTTACGACCAAGTGATCCATGATGTCTGTATCCAAAAGCTCCCCGTCTTCTTCTGTTTAGACCGGGCGGGAATTGTCGGTGCAGACGGCCCCACCCACCAAGGCATGTATGATATTTCTTACTTGCGCTGCTTGCCCAATTTGGTGCTGATGGCTCCCAAAGATGAAGGCGAACTGCAACGGATGATCGTCACCGGCATTAATTATACCGACGGCCCGATCGCCATGCGCTATCCTCGCGGCAATGGTTACGGTGTGCCTCTGATGGAAGAAGGCTGGGAACCCTTGGAAATTGGCAAAGGGGAAATCTTACGCAATGGCGATGATTTACTCTTAGTTGCCTATGGTTCCATGGTGCATCCTGCCCTACAGGTAGCCGAGTTGTTGAGCGAACATGGAGTCGAAACCACCGTGGTTAACGCTCGCTTTGCCAAACCCTTAGACACCGAATTGATTCTACCCTTAGCCGAAAAAATCGGTCGCGTTGCCACCCTCGAAGAAGGCAGTTTAATCGGCGGTTTCGGTTCCGGTATTGCGGAAGCGCTCATGGATGCCAATATCGTGGTTCCCGTGCAGCGTTTAGGTGTTCCCGATATCCTCGTGGATCATGCTACGCCCGATCAATCGAAAACCGATTTAGGATTAATGCCAGCACAAATGGCAGATTCAATCCGCGATCGTTTTTTCCAAAAACAACCCACCCCCGTCAACGCTTAA
- a CDS encoding PH domain-containing protein — MGIKEDVIYEGGPHVGDLIFNILIGFTIIALPLTIGSMIRAIWSRYRITNRRISTTGGWMGRNRTDVIYSEMAQVVVVPRGFGAWGDMVITLKDGSRLEMRSLPQFRELYDYINSKISKNAQTKSGSAGQVKA, encoded by the coding sequence ATGGGAATTAAAGAAGATGTAATTTATGAGGGTGGCCCCCATGTTGGAGATTTAATCTTCAATATTTTGATTGGTTTTACAATCATTGCCCTTCCTCTAACGATTGGTTCGATGATTCGAGCCATTTGGTCTCGATATCGGATTACCAATCGTCGGATATCGACCACTGGAGGATGGATGGGGCGCAACCGCACTGATGTGATTTACTCAGAAATGGCCCAGGTGGTGGTGGTTCCTAGGGGGTTTGGTGCTTGGGGGGATATGGTGATTACCCTGAAGGACGGCAGCCGCCTAGAAATGCGATCGCTTCCCCAGTTTCGAGAACTGTATGACTATATCAATAGCAAAATCTCCAAAAACGCCCAAACTAAAAGTGGCTCTGCGGGTCAGGTTAAAGCCTAA
- a CDS encoding protein jag has protein sequence MQKRGQQWLEDLLKKMGLATAVRVEVIEGWSGQETSWLIIDPSPLSASQIEQLVGTGGESLDAIQYLINAILNLGQDREEQGSFTLELNGYRHQRQQEVQKMAEVAAYTVRQTAIEYEMKALSSAERREVHQFLQSYEDLETESVGKEPHRRLIVRQRPQIGE, from the coding sequence ATGCAAAAGCGGGGCCAGCAGTGGCTAGAAGACCTGTTGAAAAAGATGGGACTAGCTACTGCGGTGAGGGTGGAGGTGATTGAAGGATGGTCAGGACAGGAAACGTCTTGGTTGATCATTGACCCTTCACCCTTGAGTGCGTCTCAGATTGAACAGTTGGTGGGTACGGGTGGGGAAAGTTTGGATGCGATTCAGTATCTGATTAATGCGATTCTGAATCTGGGACAAGACCGAGAGGAACAGGGGTCGTTTACTTTGGAGTTGAATGGCTATCGTCATCAGCGACAGCAGGAAGTGCAGAAGATGGCTGAGGTGGCGGCCTATACGGTGCGTCAAACGGCGATTGAGTATGAGATGAAGGCGCTGTCATCGGCGGAGAGGAGGGAGGTACATCAGTTTCTGCAATCTTATGAGGATCTGGAAACGGAGAGTGTGGGTAAGGAGCCTCATAGACGGTTGATTGTGCGACAGCGACCCCAGATTGGGGAGTAG
- a CDS encoding putative toxin-antitoxin system toxin component, PIN family — protein sequence MKFILNNQPTKVIIDTNLWISFLIGKELASLKELLVNQRIQVVLCDQIKEEINRVIQRPKLQKYFSAEKVQELLEFLGIIGVSIDIVSEVSICRDTKDDYRGCRFINFRGV from the coding sequence GTGAAATTTATACTCAACAATCAGCCAACTAAAGTCATTATCGATACTAATCTTTGGATTAGTTTCTTGATTGGTAAGGAATTAGCGAGTCTGAAAGAATTACTCGTCAATCAGAGGATTCAAGTGGTCTTATGCGACCAAATCAAAGAAGAAATTAATCGAGTGATACAAAGACCAAAGCTACAAAAATATTTTTCAGCCGAGAAAGTCCAAGAACTGCTAGAGTTTTTAGGGATAATTGGTGTATCTATAGACATTGTATCAGAGGTCTCTATTTGTCGGGATACCAAAGATGATTACAGGGGATGTAGATTTATTAACTTTAGGGGAGTTTGA
- the rnpA gene encoding ribonuclease P protein component — MLPKANRLKNRRDFVGVYRQGIRQESAHLTLRALGPKLSPSQNARRPSHPTQIGIVIAKKVDKRAVYRNRIKRQIRAKLRQLLPEIQRGWRLVFIVRPSIQSCNSGEFLRELEQLLAQAEVLNGN; from the coding sequence ATGCTCCCCAAAGCTAACCGACTTAAAAATCGACGAGATTTTGTCGGGGTCTATCGTCAAGGTATCCGACAGGAAAGTGCCCATTTGACCCTAAGAGCTTTAGGGCCAAAGCTTTCTCCTTCGCAAAATGCCCGCCGTCCTAGCCATCCCACCCAAATCGGCATTGTGATTGCCAAAAAAGTTGATAAACGAGCAGTTTATCGCAATCGGATCAAACGGCAAATTCGGGCCAAACTGCGCCAGCTCCTGCCTGAAATTCAGAGGGGGTGGCGATTGGTTTTCATTGTGCGCCCAAGCATTCAATCCTGCAATTCTGGCGAATTTCTGCGAGAATTAGAGCAGTTATTGGCACAGGCAGAGGTACTGAATGGGAATTAA
- the vap15 gene encoding type II toxin-antitoxin system VapB15 family antitoxin, protein MNHLSLNFEQVLTLVKQLPEPEKLQLSQALARELLDSKLTTLLESFKTDELSLDTITQEVEAVRSEIYTQQSAN, encoded by the coding sequence ATTAATCATCTCTCGCTCAACTTTGAGCAAGTTTTAACCTTGGTCAAACAACTACCCGAACCCGAAAAACTGCAATTAAGTCAAGCACTGGCTAGAGAATTGTTAGATAGTAAATTAACCACCCTTTTAGAGTCTTTCAAAACTGATGAACTATCGCTAGATACAATTACTCAAGAGGTTGAAGCCGTGAGAAGTGAAATTTATACTCAACAATCAGCCAACTAA
- the htpG gene encoding molecular chaperone HtpG, producing MTTVLEQGTINIHTENIFPIIKKSLYSDHEIFFRELVSNAVDAIAKLKMVSHTDEFSGEVGEPEIVISLDKEKKTLSISDNGIGMTADEVKKYINQVAFSSAEEFLEKYKGTTEEGIIGHFGLGFYSSFMVAKQVEIDTLSYRDGAQAVHWTCDGSPAFKLEDSERTTRGTTIILTLMDEEEEYLEPTRIKQLVKTYCDFMPVSIMLDGEQINKRDALWRQSPRDLTDEDYLEFYRYLYPFQEEPLLWIHLKTDYPFLLNGILYFPKLKPDVDVTKGQIKLFCNQVFVSEHCEEIIPKFLLPMRGVIDSPDIPLNVSRSALQMDRTVRRIADFVAKKVGDRLKEQYRDSREDYIKSWKDLGTFVKFGCLNDDKFKGQVEDIVIYRTTWDGESADSSPEVQVQTEGDDAWQEVQPSNKDAQGHTYSTLKEYLERNKERHENRVFYCTDEVNQGTYIQLHQNQGLEVLYMDSFIDPHFISFLEREHSDVKFARVDAEIDEQLLDKENDKEIVDPKTNTTASEQIKELFEKALNKPKLQIRTESLKGNNNEQNPPAMVLLPEFMRRLQEMNAMFQQETAKFPEEHILLVNTAHPLIQDLLRLSQGTIISGEGSSPSAELANLICNQVYDLALMAQKGFDAGGMKSFVDRSTQVLTRLTAKA from the coding sequence ATGACGACTGTACTTGAACAAGGCACAATCAATATTCATACCGAGAATATTTTCCCGATTATCAAAAAATCCCTCTATTCTGACCATGAGATTTTCTTTCGGGAATTGGTTTCTAATGCGGTAGATGCGATCGCCAAATTAAAAATGGTCTCCCACACCGATGAATTTTCCGGTGAAGTCGGAGAACCCGAAATTGTCATTAGCCTCGATAAAGAGAAGAAAACCCTCTCCATTAGCGATAATGGCATCGGCATGACGGCTGATGAAGTCAAAAAATATATCAACCAAGTCGCCTTTTCTAGTGCGGAAGAATTCCTAGAAAAGTATAAGGGAACCACAGAAGAAGGGATTATCGGCCATTTTGGTCTAGGATTTTACTCCTCCTTCATGGTCGCCAAACAAGTTGAAATTGATACCCTATCTTATCGAGACGGAGCGCAAGCGGTTCATTGGACTTGTGATGGTTCCCCAGCCTTCAAGCTCGAAGATTCGGAGCGTACTACCCGTGGAACCACCATTATTCTGACTCTGATGGATGAAGAGGAAGAATACTTAGAACCCACTCGGATTAAGCAGTTGGTGAAAACCTACTGTGATTTTATGCCGGTTTCCATTATGCTCGATGGGGAGCAAATTAATAAACGGGATGCTCTATGGCGACAATCTCCACGAGATCTGACGGATGAGGACTATCTAGAGTTCTATCGCTACCTCTATCCCTTCCAAGAGGAACCCCTGCTCTGGATTCATCTGAAAACCGATTATCCTTTCCTGCTTAATGGGATTTTGTATTTCCCAAAACTGAAACCGGATGTAGATGTCACCAAAGGACAGATTAAGCTGTTCTGTAATCAGGTGTTCGTCTCCGAGCATTGCGAGGAGATTATTCCGAAGTTCCTGCTTCCCATGCGCGGGGTGATTGACAGTCCTGATATTCCCCTGAATGTGTCCCGTTCTGCTTTGCAAATGGATCGCACCGTTCGCAGGATAGCAGACTTTGTGGCTAAAAAAGTCGGCGATCGCCTCAAAGAACAATACCGCGACTCCCGCGAAGACTACATCAAGAGCTGGAAAGACTTAGGCACATTCGTTAAATTTGGCTGCCTCAACGACGACAAATTCAAAGGGCAAGTCGAAGATATCGTCATCTACCGTACCACTTGGGACGGCGAAAGTGCCGACAGTTCCCCAGAAGTGCAAGTGCAAACGGAAGGAGACGACGCTTGGCAAGAGGTGCAACCGAGCAACAAAGACGCGCAAGGGCATACCTATAGCACCTTAAAAGAATACCTGGAGCGCAACAAAGAGCGCCACGAAAATCGGGTCTTCTACTGCACCGATGAAGTGAATCAAGGAACCTATATCCAACTTCACCAAAATCAAGGATTAGAAGTTCTCTATATGGACTCCTTCATCGATCCTCACTTTATCAGCTTCCTAGAGCGCGAGCATTCCGATGTCAAGTTTGCCCGCGTCGATGCCGAAATTGATGAGCAATTGTTGGATAAGGAAAACGACAAAGAAATTGTCGATCCGAAAACCAATACCACTGCCAGCGAACAGATTAAAGAACTGTTCGAGAAAGCGCTGAATAAACCCAAACTTCAGATTCGCACAGAATCTTTGAAAGGCAATAATAACGAGCAAAACCCACCCGCAATGGTGTTATTGCCAGAATTCATGCGTCGCTTGCAGGAAATGAACGCCATGTTCCAACAAGAAACAGCCAAGTTTCCCGAAGAGCATATTCTGTTAGTCAATACCGCTCACCCCTTAATTCAAGACTTATTGCGCTTGAGTCAAGGCACAATTATTTCCGGTGAAGGATCTTCTCCTTCTGCGGAATTAGCCAATCTGATTTGCAATCAAGTTTACGATTTGGCGCTGATGGCACAAAAAGGCTTTGATGCCGGTGGTATGAAGTCTTTTGTCGATCGTTCGACGCAAGTCTTAACCCGCTTAACGGCGAAAGCGTAA
- the yidC gene encoding membrane protein insertase YidC: MDFGIGFLSSNVMLPILDFFYGIVPSYGLAIVALTLVIRFALYPLSAGSIRSMRRSRVVQPYMQKRQEEIRNRYKDNPEKQQEEMAKLFKEVGNPLAGCLPVLIQMPVLFALFATLRGSPFADVNYTVDVQIFPQEQIERIQPQIYATKPQNIYIEDGVHAKVAAILPGGNKIGVGEKTQINLQTVEGQTVNELVAQYPDQVQKLQPSWTVTKGEELVEVNPDGTLVARQPGEVTLQGTVPGLAAQKGFLFIQALGRVGAFDDNGNINFDILGMILFFGVSLYLNQVLSGQGASTNDANSQQQTINKITPVIFTGMFLFFPLPAGVLMYMVIANIFQTAQTFILSKEPLPENIQKLVEEKGLSVSPAGTISENRSDLPFEKRSKKKSKPESKKK, translated from the coding sequence ATGGATTTTGGTATTGGTTTTCTTTCCAGCAATGTTATGCTACCGATCCTGGACTTTTTCTACGGGATCGTACCGAGCTATGGTTTGGCGATCGTCGCCCTAACCTTGGTGATTCGATTTGCTCTGTATCCCCTGAGTGCCGGATCAATTCGCAGTATGCGCCGCTCTCGTGTGGTACAACCCTACATGCAGAAGCGACAAGAAGAAATTCGCAATCGGTATAAAGACAATCCTGAAAAACAACAGGAAGAGATGGCGAAGCTCTTCAAAGAAGTGGGTAATCCCTTAGCCGGATGTTTGCCCGTGCTAATCCAAATGCCGGTGCTATTTGCCCTGTTTGCGACGTTGCGAGGATCGCCGTTTGCAGATGTCAACTATACGGTGGATGTGCAAATCTTTCCCCAAGAACAGATTGAGCGAATTCAACCGCAAATTTATGCCACTAAACCCCAGAATATCTATATAGAAGATGGAGTTCACGCTAAAGTAGCAGCAATTTTGCCCGGAGGGAATAAGATTGGCGTGGGCGAAAAAACGCAAATTAATCTGCAAACTGTAGAAGGACAAACGGTTAACGAGTTGGTGGCTCAGTATCCGGATCAGGTGCAAAAGCTGCAACCGAGTTGGACAGTAACCAAAGGTGAAGAGCTGGTAGAGGTAAATCCTGATGGTACATTGGTGGCCCGCCAACCAGGGGAAGTCACCCTTCAAGGTACGGTTCCCGGATTAGCCGCACAGAAAGGATTTTTGTTCATTCAAGCTCTGGGACGAGTCGGGGCTTTTGATGATAATGGCAATATTAACTTCGATATCCTGGGGATGATCTTGTTCTTCGGGGTCAGTTTGTATCTTAACCAGGTGCTGTCTGGCCAGGGAGCAAGCACGAATGATGCCAATTCTCAACAACAAACTATCAATAAGATTACACCGGTGATCTTTACGGGGATGTTTTTATTCTTTCCCTTACCGGCTGGGGTTTTGATGTATATGGTGATTGCTAATATTTTCCAAACGGCACAAACGTTTATTTTGTCTAAGGAACCGTTGCCGGAAAATATCCAGAAGTTGGTTGAGGAAAAAGGACTGAGCGTTAGTCCTGCGGGTACGATATCTGAGAATCGCTCGGATCTGCCTTTTGAAAAGCGGTCGAAAAAGAAAAGTAAACCGGAATCGAAAAAGAAATAG
- a CDS encoding DUF2808 domain-containing protein, producing the protein MHKTLKSIKYPLLAAAIATGLVAAVPTLTLANGLPGLTIFGGPGRENTLPFRLDYDGIANEWDRYRFRVPTKKLTEAVQSFTISYSESPANFTGKISPDDVEVRIKGETQPLEEVIWDKENKVVEIYPENPIPAGTAGLELVFSNVKNPGFGIYRFKCLIFTPGEVPLPRYIGTWELSISP; encoded by the coding sequence ATGCACAAAACATTAAAGTCAATCAAGTATCCTCTATTAGCTGCGGCGATCGCCACCGGCCTCGTGGCCGCTGTACCCACCCTAACCCTCGCCAATGGCTTACCCGGACTCACCATCTTTGGTGGCCCAGGACGGGAAAATACCCTGCCCTTCCGCCTCGACTATGATGGTATTGCCAATGAATGGGATCGTTATCGGTTCCGGGTTCCCACCAAGAAGCTCACCGAAGCCGTTCAGTCCTTTACCATCTCCTATTCCGAGAGTCCCGCCAACTTTACGGGGAAAATCAGTCCCGATGACGTGGAAGTACGGATCAAAGGAGAAACCCAACCCCTAGAAGAGGTGATTTGGGATAAGGAAAATAAGGTGGTGGAGATTTATCCAGAAAATCCTATCCCCGCAGGAACGGCAGGATTAGAATTGGTCTTTTCCAATGTCAAAAACCCCGGATTTGGCATTTATCGGTTTAAGTGCTTAATTTTCACCCCTGGAGAAGTGCCTCTTCCCCGCTATATTGGCACATGGGAACTGAGCATCAGCCCATAA